From bacterium, one genomic window encodes:
- a CDS encoding insulinase family protein, whose amino-acid sequence MGNSGVCPAPTLKAGEKLHGFTVIRVQEIADIRVTAYEARHDRTGARVLHLHSDDRENLFSIGFRTTPTDSTGLPHILEHSVLAGSERYPVKDAFNELAKGSLKTFINAFTYPDKTVYPVASQVKADFYNLARVYLDLVLRPRLSEHTLQQEGYHYAPENPSDPDSPLTISGIVYNEMKGLYSSPDSLQSKFLLEGLYPDSTYGYDAGGDPDEIPSLTYEQFRNFHRAYYSPSNAWIFLYGNLTTEEHLQFLEEMLAGFDRVEVDSRIKDQPQWPGMRRIHNRYPVSREEPLERKSMVDLAWIAGDSRDPQEILLLQIAAIALVGSAGAPLRKALIDSGLGEDLSPATGLERDLKQVPFIVGLRGTDIDKADQIEQLTFDTMKKIVKEGFDPQLIHGALHQVEFHGKEIARTAMPYGITLMGRAYHTWLYEADPLAGLQFSTLIEQIRQKWQQQPNLFEQVISRHILENPHCLRSDMEPSHTCQEEKEAAFRQKMAGYKASLSRAQLEEIIRNAENLRREQAAPDSPQALACLPRLELSDIPREIETIPTEKTAIAGIPALEHEIFANGIVYLDLAFDVSDIPDDLQPYLPLLGTLTLGMGAAGKGYDLMSSQIALKIGGLSCTLSAGQTVEGEETWQKMIFRMKMLHRNIQDAVELLDKLLTQGDLSDRTRMQNLLAEEKNEIISSVIPQGHSFARRTASSGLSLTYHRDEQWNGLAQVRLLVDLAERFSREGESLKEKLARLREHIFRRGRVTLNLTGDAEGLNELRSALERLVQDLPSGGEPGTAAHFRLESSKARGIAIQSQVCYVAQVLPAPRYLSGPAPALSVLAHEMASGPLYNRIRVQGGAYGGHSIYDSINGNFAFLSYRDPNLEETIKVYGETVDEVSSKEISSEDLRKAIISTIASLDRPMGPGTRGFTAMIWDFTGITDEHRKKFREEVLATTPESLRQAAAAHLRPSLSDSVLAVYAPEDRLKRAGEALQLKLNIQPLLERKKSEE is encoded by the coding sequence GCCGACATTCGGGTTACGGCCTATGAGGCGAGGCATGACCGGACCGGCGCCCGTGTTTTACATCTGCACAGCGATGATCGGGAAAACCTTTTTTCCATCGGATTTCGAACCACACCGACCGATTCCACAGGGCTTCCCCATATCCTTGAGCATTCCGTTCTGGCCGGTTCCGAGAGATATCCGGTCAAGGATGCCTTTAACGAACTGGCCAAGGGGTCATTGAAAACCTTCATCAATGCCTTCACCTATCCGGATAAAACCGTCTATCCTGTGGCCAGCCAGGTCAAGGCGGATTTTTACAATCTGGCCAGGGTGTACCTGGACCTGGTTCTGAGGCCCCGGCTCTCGGAGCACACCCTTCAGCAGGAAGGATATCACTATGCGCCTGAGAATCCGTCCGATCCGGACAGTCCCCTGACTATCTCCGGCATTGTCTATAACGAAATGAAAGGCCTCTATTCCTCCCCGGATTCGCTGCAAAGCAAATTCCTGCTGGAAGGACTGTATCCGGACAGCACTTACGGCTATGACGCCGGTGGGGACCCGGATGAAATTCCCAGTCTTACCTACGAGCAGTTCAGGAATTTTCACCGGGCCTATTATTCTCCTTCCAATGCCTGGATATTTCTTTACGGCAACCTGACTACGGAGGAACATCTGCAATTTCTCGAAGAGATGCTGGCCGGGTTTGACCGGGTCGAAGTCGATTCCCGGATCAAGGACCAGCCGCAATGGCCGGGGATGCGCCGTATCCATAACCGGTATCCGGTCAGCAGGGAGGAGCCGCTCGAGCGCAAAAGCATGGTTGACCTGGCCTGGATAGCCGGTGACAGCCGCGATCCGCAGGAGATACTGCTCCTTCAGATTGCCGCTATTGCCCTGGTGGGAAGTGCCGGGGCCCCTTTGCGCAAGGCATTGATCGATTCAGGGCTCGGCGAAGATCTTTCCCCTGCTACCGGCCTTGAGAGGGACCTGAAGCAGGTACCCTTCATCGTCGGCCTGCGGGGCACGGATATTGACAAGGCAGACCAGATCGAGCAATTGACCTTTGACACGATGAAAAAAATCGTCAAAGAGGGCTTCGATCCTCAATTAATTCACGGTGCCCTGCATCAGGTCGAGTTCCACGGCAAGGAGATTGCCCGCACTGCCATGCCCTATGGCATCACCCTGATGGGCCGGGCTTATCATACCTGGCTGTATGAGGCAGACCCCCTGGCCGGATTGCAGTTTTCCACGCTGATCGAGCAAATCAGACAAAAGTGGCAGCAGCAGCCCAACCTGTTCGAGCAGGTCATTTCCCGGCATATCCTGGAAAATCCTCACTGCCTGCGCTCTGACATGGAGCCGAGCCATACCTGTCAGGAGGAGAAAGAGGCTGCTTTTCGCCAAAAAATGGCCGGGTATAAGGCTTCGCTCTCCAGGGCACAACTGGAGGAAATCATCCGGAATGCGGAAAACCTGCGCCGGGAGCAGGCTGCCCCGGATTCCCCGCAGGCCCTGGCCTGCCTGCCCCGGCTGGAATTGAGCGACATTCCCCGGGAGATTGAAACCATTCCCACGGAAAAAACAGCCATTGCCGGTATCCCGGCCCTGGAGCATGAAATTTTCGCCAATGGCATCGTCTATCTCGATCTGGCCTTTGATGTTTCGGATATTCCCGATGATCTTCAGCCCTACCTGCCGCTTTTGGGCACTCTGACCCTGGGCATGGGAGCAGCAGGGAAAGGCTATGATCTTATGTCCTCTCAGATTGCCCTGAAGATCGGGGGCTTGAGCTGCACCCTGTCCGCCGGTCAGACCGTAGAAGGCGAAGAAACCTGGCAAAAGATGATTTTTCGGATGAAAATGCTTCACCGGAATATCCAGGATGCGGTTGAGCTTCTCGATAAACTTCTGACTCAGGGAGACCTTTCGGACCGGACCAGGATGCAGAACCTGCTGGCCGAAGAAAAAAACGAGATCATCTCCTCCGTGATCCCGCAGGGACATTCCTTTGCCCGGCGCACCGCTTCGTCCGGCCTTTCCCTGACCTATCACCGTGACGAGCAGTGGAACGGCCTGGCCCAGGTGCGGCTTCTGGTCGATCTGGCCGAGCGGTTTTCCCGGGAAGGTGAGAGCCTGAAGGAAAAACTGGCCCGGCTGCGGGAGCATATCTTTCGCCGGGGCAGGGTCACTCTGAATCTGACCGGTGATGCAGAGGGGCTGAACGAACTGCGGTCCGCTCTCGAGCGCCTTGTGCAGGACCTGCCTTCGGGAGGAGAGCCGGGAACAGCGGCGCACTTCCGGCTTGAAAGCTCCAAAGCCAGAGGGATCGCCATTCAGTCGCAGGTCTGCTATGTGGCCCAGGTTCTCCCGGCACCCCGCTACCTTTCCGGCCCGGCCCCTGCCCTGTCGGTACTTGCCCACGAGATGGCCAGCGGCCCCCTGTACAACCGCATCAGGGTGCAGGGCGGTGCCTATGGAGGACACTCCATCTACGACAGCATCAACGGCAACTTCGCTTTCCTCTCCTACCGGGACCCAAATCTCGAAGAGACCATCAAAGTCTACGGGGAAACGGTGGATGAGGTTTCATCAAAGGAAATTTCCTCCGAGGATTTGCGAAAGGCCATTATCAGCACCATTGCCTCCCTGGACAGGCCCATGGGACCGGGCACCAGAGGCTTTACGGCCATGATCTGGGATTTTACCGGCATCACCGACGAACATCGGAAAAAGTTCAGGGAAGAGGTGCTTGCCACCACTCCGGAATCACTGCGGCAGGCGGCAGCCGCCCACCTTCGCCCAAGTTTGAGCGATTCCGTCCTGGCTGTCTACGCTCCCGAAGACCGGCTGAAGCGGGCTGGGGAGGCATTGCAGCTAAAGCTGAATATTCAACCATTGCTGGAGAGAAAAAAGAGCGAAGAGTGA